The Devosia sp. 1566 sequence ACCACTGGTCGATGCTGGGGAAGCCGTCCGGCTGGGGCAAAGCCCCATTGAGGACGCGCACGTTACGCAGTAATGTATAAGCGCGCATTTCCAACTTCAAGGCCCTTGCCTCCCTAATGTCCGCTTCCAAAACCAACCGCATTAACGAACTGGAAGCCCAGAAGGCCCGCATCGAAGCCCAACTCGACCAGCACAAGGTTCGACAGCTCCGCCAGGACACGAAGCGCACCGATCGGCTTCACGTCTTGTTAGGCTCGTTCCTGCTGGCCGATATGAAGCGCAACCCAAAGTTAAGGGCCTACGTGGAACGACATCTCCTCGACTTCCATACGAGGCAAAGGGATCGGGATTTTCTCGCCACCTTCCTCGACGGGCTGCCGAAGGACGAGTGAATGCCGCAGTTTCCCACCGACCTTCTGGGCTGGGCCCTCTTTGTCGCCGTCGTTGGATTCTTCATTTGGGTATTGTGGGGTCTATTCGGCCGCGAGTGGATGCGTGACTGGCGCCGGAAGCATCCCGTTGACCGCACCGCCGAAGGTGGCCCATGGCGCGGGGGTTTTCTGGATGAGGTGGACCTCAAACACCTGGGCCGGAACAGGGGTGGATTGCCGCTAGGCATCCATGCCGGCAAAATCGTCCGCTATGTCAAGGACGATGAGAAGGGGTGGCTCGGGGGGCACCATGCCGTCATCGCCGGCACTCGGGGCGGCAAATCCGTTTCGGCGCTGGTGCCGGCAATCCTCGATCATGTCGGTCCTGTTGTCGCGTTGGACATCAAGGGCGAGCTGGCCACCATCACTGGCAAGCGTCGGGAAACGACCGACCGAAAGGTGGTCATGCTTGACCCGTTCCGCACCACCAAAACGAGGGGCTTTGCCTATAATCCTCTGTCTTTCATCCGTGACGGTCACCGAGACCGTGACGCGGCGGTAATCGCCGACGGGTTGGTCCTGACAGAAACGGGCGACGGCGCCCATTTTTCGGACAGAGCGCGGGATATCCTGCAAACGGCTATCGAGGTCGTACATGAACTGACAGGGGCAAAGGCCAACCTCCACGACGTTCGGAGCCTGGTGCTCAATGCCAATTTCCTCGACACGCTGGCCGCCTGGTCGGACGCCTCTGACCTGGCCGGCGGCCGCGCTGCCGAGTTGGCGGGGTCGCTCCTCCAAATGGGCGACAAGGAACGGGGCGCAATTCTCTCTACTGTGGCGCGCTCACTTAAATGGACAAGTGCCGGGCATATGCGTGCCTTCCTCGCACCCGAGAAGGGATTCCAGCTCGATCTGCTGCTCAAGGGTAATGTCGATCTGTTCATCGTCATTCCCTTGGACCAGATCGGTCCTCAGGCTGGTTTCCTGCGTCTGTTGACCAACTTGTTGTTGGCCGTGATGGTGCAACAGGATGACCGGGGCAAGGCCGAGCAGCCGGTGCTGTTTGTCGCTGACGAATTCACCAGGTTGGGGTTCATGCAGCGCATCGTCGATATTGCCACCGTGGCCGCTGGCATGTCACTTGAAACGATCTTCGTGCTGCAAGATCGGGGCAGCCTCGAAGCTGTCTATGGCCAGTATGCGGCTGACACCATTCTGGGTTCCTGCGCCACCACGCGGGTTTTCAATCTCGGCCGCGCCGATCTCCGAACCGCGAAATGGCTGTCGGACGCGTGTGGTTTCAAGACCGTCCTGAGTGAGGGAAAGACCTTCCAGAAGATAAGCAATGACCAAGCCACCAGCCAGTCTGAAGTCAAGGAAAGCCTACTCAGCGTCTCGGAAATTCTAGAACTTCCCGCGGATCAAATGATTTGTCTGATACGCGGGCGAAGCCCGGCGAAACTAGGCCGTATATTCCACTTCAGTAATCCCAACTATAGGATCCAAAAGTGATTGAACAGGTACGAGATCAAATCGAGCAGGGCGCCGAACCCTCACAGCATTTTATGCAGGTGCTCGCATCGGTAGCCGCCGAGCAATTTGGCCGTGACTACACTATTCCTCCGAATGCCCTCATAGTGGTCAATGACTACCTCTCGTCTATCAATCAACCCCCGCTGCCCGAAGGCGCTGATGCCAGCACTCTATACGCAATAATTCATACTAAGCTGGGCGACTATCTCACCGCGGA is a genomic window containing:
- a CDS encoding type IV secretory system conjugative DNA transfer family protein, producing MPQFPTDLLGWALFVAVVGFFIWVLWGLFGREWMRDWRRKHPVDRTAEGGPWRGGFLDEVDLKHLGRNRGGLPLGIHAGKIVRYVKDDEKGWLGGHHAVIAGTRGGKSVSALVPAILDHVGPVVALDIKGELATITGKRRETTDRKVVMLDPFRTTKTRGFAYNPLSFIRDGHRDRDAAVIADGLVLTETGDGAHFSDRARDILQTAIEVVHELTGAKANLHDVRSLVLNANFLDTLAAWSDASDLAGGRAAELAGSLLQMGDKERGAILSTVARSLKWTSAGHMRAFLAPEKGFQLDLLLKGNVDLFIVIPLDQIGPQAGFLRLLTNLLLAVMVQQDDRGKAEQPVLFVADEFTRLGFMQRIVDIATVAAGMSLETIFVLQDRGSLEAVYGQYAADTILGSCATTRVFNLGRADLRTAKWLSDACGFKTVLSEGKTFQKISNDQATSQSEVKESLLSVSEILELPADQMICLIRGRSPAKLGRIFHFSNPNYRIQK